A segment of the Synechococcus sp. CBW1002 genome:
CGACCCGGTAGAGCATCCCGAAGGTGGGGTGGTTGAGATAACGCTCTGCGCTCACGTCGTCCGTTGGACTGGCGCCATTAAAGAGCACCGACCTGCCAGCGCAGCAGCAGCAGGGCCACCAGAGCGATTCCGCCGACCACGGTGGCGCTGCCGAGCGAAGCCGGAGGCTGGTGCAATCGGTCAGGCGCCAGCCAGTGGCCGCCCCGGGCCAGCAGGGCCTCGGCCCCCTGTTCGGCCCGCAGCAGCACATTGGCCAGCAGGCGCTCTCCCACGGCCAGCACCAGCGCCAGGCTTCCCTTCCAGCCGAGCTGCCTGAGGTTCACCGCCCGGGTGGAGATCGAGCGCAGCAGGTTTTGCAACTCCTCCTGCACCAGAGGCAGGAAGCGCAGCGACAGCAGCAGGGTGAAGCCGAGCCGGTCCACCGGCCAGCCCAGGGAGGCCAGGGGCTTGAGGAACCAGCCGATCGCCCAGACCAGTGCCTCGGGACTGGTGCTGAGCAGCAGCAGGTTGGCGCTGTGGATCAGGGTGAACAGCAGGGTGGCACCGTTGAGGCCCAGCTCGGCCGAGCGACGGCTGATCACCAGCGGTCCCAGGGGAAGGGGGCCCAGCTGGACCGGCCCCCAGTGGACCAGCTCCCAGCGCTGGCCGGAGCGGCTGGGGGCGGGACTGCCCGGTGGACCCGGCTCGAGACGTACTTCGTCCGGAGGGCGCTGTAGGGGGGCCGCTGGAGCCGATCCGGCCGGCAGCAGAGAGGCCAGCACCCCCACGAACAGAGCCAGGGCGAGCAGCAGCGGCAGGCTGCGGCGCCACAGGCGCCAGGGCAGGCCGCACACCGCCGTGATCAGCAGTAACAGGGCGACCAGGCCCAGGCGCCAGATCGGGCCGGCCAGGATCGGCGTCACCAGAAAAGCCACGGTCCAGCCGAGCTTGAGGCGCGGATCCAGCCGCTTCAGCCAGCTGCCGGATCCCGTCCCCGCCTGGGAGTCGTCGTCGGCCACGTACTGGCCGATCGGCATCTGCCGCAGCCAGTCCACTCAGCGGCTGCGGCTCTGCTGGCGCGCCAGCTCCTTCTCGGCATCGCGCTGTTGCTTGCCGCGCCAGAACAGGCGGATCGGTGAGCCCTCGAAGCCCAGCCCTTCACGGATCTGTCGTTCCACGTAGCGGCGGTAGGTGTCGCCGAACAGTTTGGGATCGTTCACGAACAGGGTGAAACTGGGCGGACGGCTGGCCACCTGGGTGCCGTAATAAAGCCGCCCCTGGCGGCCGCCGCGGCTGGTGGGGGGGGTGCGCCAGCTGAGGGCCTCCTGCAGCACCTCGTTCACCACCGAGGTGGTGACGCGGCGGCGGTGCTGTTCCACGGCCAGCAGGGCCAGGGGAAAAATCGCTTCCACCCGCTGGCCGCTGAGGGCGGAGGTGAACAGCATCGGTGCCCAGTCGAGGAAATAGAGCTTGGCCCGGAGCTCCCGCTCCATCGCCGGCATGGTGTGGCTGTCCTTCTCGATCGCATCCCACTTGTTGACCACCACCACACAGG
Coding sequences within it:
- a CDS encoding energy-coupling factor transporter transmembrane protein EcfT; amino-acid sequence: MDWLRQMPIGQYVADDDSQAGTGSGSWLKRLDPRLKLGWTVAFLVTPILAGPIWRLGLVALLLLITAVCGLPWRLWRRSLPLLLALALFVGVLASLLPAGSAPAAPLQRPPDEVRLEPGPPGSPAPSRSGQRWELVHWGPVQLGPLPLGPLVISRRSAELGLNGATLLFTLIHSANLLLLSTSPEALVWAIGWFLKPLASLGWPVDRLGFTLLLSLRFLPLVQEELQNLLRSISTRAVNLRQLGWKGSLALVLAVGERLLANVLLRAEQGAEALLARGGHWLAPDRLHQPPASLGSATVVGGIALVALLLLRWQVGAL